One stretch of Roseimicrobium sp. ORNL1 DNA includes these proteins:
- a CDS encoding tetratricopeptide repeat protein, with protein sequence MARRTHPHLTLPLLSSTLLLLLLLAVVGPVAAQQQGKAAPAEKKPDDSLLKRREQAVSLAQAGKLKEAEQEFCAIILDAEKSLGSEHSFTLRNWTGVANVLSMAGRPKDAEEVLRTVLKSQTKNLPAEHEDILRTRHNIANTLMALGRATEAEQELRLVLRVREKNLGAGHPDTLATRGNLATCLFRQERFDDAKVELEAALRESDRVLGSDHPQTLDICYNLALCLQSQRNFSDARIYARRAAETAKANLGESHPLALRYGALWTELQGS encoded by the coding sequence ATGGCCCGGCGTACCCACCCGCACCTGACCTTGCCCCTGCTGAGCAGCACGCTGTTGCTGCTTCTGCTGCTCGCGGTGGTGGGTCCAGTCGCGGCGCAGCAACAGGGCAAAGCTGCCCCCGCGGAGAAGAAGCCGGATGACTCCCTGCTGAAGCGTCGCGAGCAGGCCGTGTCCCTGGCGCAAGCGGGCAAGCTGAAGGAGGCCGAGCAGGAGTTCTGCGCCATCATCCTCGATGCTGAAAAATCCCTCGGTTCCGAACACAGCTTCACCCTGCGGAACTGGACTGGCGTGGCCAATGTCCTGAGCATGGCCGGCCGACCCAAGGACGCAGAAGAAGTGCTGCGTACCGTGTTGAAGAGCCAGACCAAGAACCTCCCTGCCGAGCACGAGGACATCCTGCGTACACGGCACAACATCGCCAATACCCTGATGGCGCTCGGCAGAGCCACCGAGGCTGAGCAGGAACTGCGGCTGGTGCTGCGCGTCCGCGAGAAAAATCTGGGCGCCGGGCACCCGGACACCCTGGCCACCCGTGGCAATCTGGCCACCTGCCTCTTCCGTCAGGAGCGCTTCGATGACGCCAAGGTGGAGTTGGAAGCAGCCCTGCGTGAATCCGACCGCGTGCTCGGGAGCGACCACCCGCAGACACTGGACATCTGCTACAACCTCGCCCTCTGCCTGCAGAGCCAGCGCAATTTTTCTGATGCCCGTATCTATGCGCGCCGCGCCGCCGAAACTGCCAAGGCGAACCTCGGCGAGTCGCACCCGCTCGCGCTCCGCTACGGCGCGCTCTGGACGGAACTGCAGGGAAGCTGA